The DNA segment TAGACTGCTCAGCTTGAAATGGGCCCGACTAGACTCGAACTAGTGACCCCTGCCTTATCAGAGCAGTGCTCTAACCGACTGAGCTACGAGCCCCATTACAATATATAAAAAGGAAGGATGCGTTTCGTGGGTGCCAGCAACACCGTTGCTGGTCTTGGTAAACCTGATTACGTGAGATAATCAGGTGGTTGGCCTGGCATGGTGACCAGACGTCCCTTTCTCGTAGAAAGGAGGTGATCCAGCCGCACTTTCCAGTACGGCTACCTTGTTACGACTTCACCCCCCTTACCAGGCATACCTTCGGCACCGTCCTCCATTGCTGGTTAGACTAGTGACTTCGGGTACCCCCAACTCGGGTGGTGTGACGGGCGGTGTGTACAAGGCCCGGGAACGTATTCACCGCGCCGTTCTGATGCGCGATTACTAGCGATTCCACCTTCATGGAGTCGAGTTTCAGACTCCAATCCGAACTGAGGCCGACTTTCTGCGATTTGCTCCACCTCGCGGTTTCGCGTCGCTCTGTATCGGCCATTGTAGCACGTGTGTAGCCCAGGACATAAGGGCCATGATGACTTGACGTCGTCCCCACCTTCCTCCGGTTTGTCACCGGCAGTTCCGTCTGAGTCCTCAGCTTTACCTGATAGCAACAGACAGCAGGGGTTGCGCTCGTTGCGGGACTTAACCCAACACCTCACGGCACGAGCTGACGACAGCCATGCAGCACCTGTTTTCGCGCCCCGAAGGGAAGGCATATCTCTATGCCGGTCGCTCAATGTCAAGCCCTGGTAAGGTTCCTCGCGTATCATCGAATTAAACCACATGCTCCACCGCTTGTGCGGGCCCCCGTCAATTCCTTTGAGTTTCACCCTTGCGGGCATACTCCCCAGGCGGTACACTTAACGCGTTTGCTCCGACACTGACCCGGCAAGGGCCAACATCTAGTGTACATCGTTTACGGCGTGGACTACCAGGGTATCTAATCCTGTTCGCTCCCCACGCTTTCGTGCCTCAGCGTCAGTACATGGCCAGGAACTCGCCTTCGCCACCGGTGTTCTTCCAGATATCTACAGATTTCACCCCTACACCTGGAATTCCAGTTCCCCCTCCAGTACTCAAGCCTGCCAGTTTCCAATGCGTGTCCGCAGTTAAGCTGCGGTCTTTCACACCAGACTTGACGGGCCGCCTGCGCACCCTTTACGCCCAATAATTCCGAACAACGCTCGCCCCTTACGTGTTACCGCGGCTGCTGGCACGTAATTAGCCGGGGCTTATTCCTAGCTTAACGTCATCAGACGGGCATTACCTCCCATCCTTATTCCTCAGCTAGAAAAGGGCTTTACAACATTCCTGCCTTCTTCACCCACGCGGCGTCGCTCCGTCAGACTTTCGTCCATTGCGGAAGATTCTTAGCTGCTGCCTCCCGTAGGAGTCTGGGCCGTATCTCAGTCCCAGTGTGGCCGATCACCCTCTCAGGCCGGCTACTGATCGCGGTCTTGGTAGGCCGTTACCCCACCAACTAACTAATCAGACGCGGGCCCATCCAAAGGCGAGGCCGAAGCCCCTTTCCTTATCGCACCATAGTGCATAAGCTTATTCGGTATTACCCTGTGTTTCCACAGGCTATCCCCAACCTCTGGGCAGGTCACCCACGTGTTACTCACCCGTTCGCCACTCGTGTACCCCGAAGGGCCTTACCGTTCGACTTGCATGCTTAAAACGCGCCGCCAGCGTTCGTTCTGAGCCAGGATCAAACTCTCCATGATATAATATGGCTCCGAAGAGCCACGTCTCATTTCGATTTCTCGATCCTCAAAAACTTCAAAAGAAATTAATCGGAGTTTTCGAGGGATACCTCGCTGTCCACCGACACTGCTGCTTGCACAGCACTGCCTGCTTCCGCGCGGCACCTCTCCCACTCCACGGCATCCTTCCTTCTCTATACCTGTAAAAGATCTGATCGCAATCGTCGCTTTTACGGCGTTTCCGCCGTTCCAGCGCCAAGAGCGTGAGCAGGAGAGTATCACTCACCCATGCTCTGTGTCAAGAGGTTTTGTGCACTTTCGTGCAGCTTCAAAACATCAGTCTTGAGTCTCTTGCCCGGCAGAATGCCGGGGCTCAATCAGCAGATCTGCTGACTCGCGATCGGCGCCTCGCGGCGCGTGATCGTGAATATAGTCGACTCGCCTGCTTTGGTCAACAGGGCTGAAGAAAAATCTGCAAATAAAACGCCGAACCAGCCTGGCCCTGCCGAGAAACTATCAATCCTGAACGCCAGTGCTCCCGGCAGCTTCGTCAGTATCTTTCTCGTCTTTCGGCAACAACTGTTCCTTGGCCGCAATACTTTCTTTTATCTCCTCGAGTCGCTGGAAATACTCCTTGACCTCAGGGGTCTTGGAAGAAACCGATCCCTTGCCTTCATCGACCAGCAGCTCATACACCTTGGTCCCAAGCCTGGTCAACTCCTGCTTTGCCTGACCTTCCAGCTGCCGGATCTCAAGGCGAATCACACTGGTCTCGCCAAAATCATGCACCTTGTCGCGTGCTTTTTCCAGAAAGTCTTTCGATCCTTCCATGCTGTGAGATAGCACCTCTTTCATACGTGTCATAAAATCCATAGAAGTCTCCTTTACGGTAAGTATACTGCCCTGATGGCCGGATCGCCAACCACAGCGGCTATATGAGGTTGACCGTGATTTTGAAACGATTGTACACTTCCCCATCTTATACAGACAAACAGAAGGAGCCTGTAATGAAATTAGTATTTCTCGGCCCCCCGGGTGCCGGAAAAGGCACCATGGCCGGAAAGCTTGCACTCGAAAAGGACCTGGTGCATATCTCGACCGGCGATATCTTCCGCGCAGCGATTCGGAACGAGACCGAGCTGGGAAAAAAAGTAAAGGGGATCCTCGCCTCAGGTGACCTGGTGCCCGATGAATTGACCATAGCACTGGTCCAGGAACGCCTTGAGCAGAAGGACACCGCAAATGGATATATTCTCGATGGCTTTCCCCGGACAATTACCCAGGCAGATGCTCTGAGTGAGTTTGCCAACCTGAACGGGGTTATCAACTTCGCCATCTCCGACACTGAAGTGGTACGCCGGCTATCCGGGCGACGGGTAGCCCCTGCCTCTGGCAGGATATACCATATTGAATTCGATCCACCCAAAACAGCTGGCAAGGACGATGAAACCGGCGAAGAACTGATAATTCGGGATGATGACAAGGAAGATGCAATCAAGCATCGCCTGGAGGTGTACCGCAGCCAGACACAACCACTGATCGATTACTATCGATCACGCGATCAGCTCCACGACCTGAATGCCAGTCCGGCTCCGGATGCGGTATACACCGCACTGCTACAGCTGCTTGACTCACTGTAAACACCCCGACATTGACAAACGGCAGGCATACACCTGCCGTTTCTATTCCCCGCTGTTAATCAGATCCCGAATGGCCTCCGGCACGTCAACCTCAAGACGCGTCACCAGCTGTTGCAGCCGTTCAACATCCGCGAACCCCTGAGACACCGCCTGCGACAATGCGGCCGCAGCGCGCTCCTGATCCTCTGCTGCGACAATCAGCAGCTCCGCATGCCGGAAGGATACCTCGCCCTCCGCCGTATGCGTTCGGGCAGCAGCCTCGTACAAGAGCAAAGCCGCATCGTACCGCTCGGCATGTTCCAGGGCCTCGCCAAGCCGCAGGGTAATCGCCTTACTCTCCGGCACCCGTTGCACCACAGCATCCACATCATTTTCGTGGTCATCAAGAAGATCGGGGGTGTAGGCAGCGGCTATGACCAGCATCACCTGGGCTCTGGTGTGTTCGGGGTCAATCGCACGCGCTCTCCCGGCAGCATCGTAGGCTGCCTGATACCGCCCCAGTTCAAGCAGGGTCACCGAATAGTTCAGCCAGCCACTCAGCGACACCCGCTGATCCTCTGCTATGGCGCTCATAACCGAAGCAGCCTCCTGCCAGTCGCCGGCAGCACCATGCGCGTAGGCCAGCGTCTCCCGAACCAGGGTATTGTCGGGATCAAGCTGCAGCAGATCCTGCAAGGTCCTCACCGCCTGGTCCGGTTGATCAAGCAACAGCTGGGCCCGCGCCAGATTATAGGAAGCGCGAGTCATGCCCGGGTCGATGTCCAGCGCACGGGCAAAATACTCCCGAGCCTGGGAATAGTTCCCCTGATCAAGATACCCGACCCCAAGATTATAGTAATCCCGCGCCAACTCAGGCTGTCGGCTTGCACACCCGACAGCGGCGATCAGCAGGAGCACCAGGAAACATATTCGGCTGCGGAAAATCGACACCACTACACTACTCCACCCGCAAAACAGTCTGCTCGATTTTGGCCAGCTGACTGCGATAAAGATTGGCGATCTGCGCTCCATAGTCTGCCAGCAGCTGAATCATATTCCGGGGATACTCCTCCTGATCGCTGCCATTCAGGCGATCGCCGGCATCCCCCAGACCTGGAAGTATGTAGGCCATGTCATTCAGAACAGGATCCATCCACAGTGTGTAGACCTGAGCCCCCTCGATAGCGCGCACCACCTGCAGGGTTCCCTTCAGGGATGAAATAACATTAAAAAACTGGACACTGCGCGGCTTGATCCCTTGCTGTTTGATGTAATTGATGATGGTAACCAGGCTTCCGCCGGTGGCATTCATCGGGTCTGCAAAGATCAGGTCCTTGCCATCAAGGTCCGCCAATGAGTAATAGGACCTCTGCAGGTCCAGGATATACTCCATGTTGGCTTCTTTCTTGCTGTCATCCCGTCGGATCTTGAATAGCGCAAACGGGGTAACATACCCGGTTGATGAATACTCCTGTATCTCTTTGGACATAATCATAGACGGCAGCAGGGCACCGCGCAGCATGACACACATAACACTGTTTTCAATCTGGGCGTCTACATCAGGGATCTTGTGCACCGCAAAGTTCTGCACCGGAGCGGTCACCGGTGTTTTTACAATCAGATGGTTCTTCCGATGCCCCTCAGGATCTCCGAAGGCAAGATTGAATAACAACTCATACGCACGCTGAATGTAATACACGAACTCGGATTGCTGGGTGCGGACATCACGCAGCTTGGCAATCAACCGGCTGGCCTCACCATGCACCGATCGCGGGGTCTGAAAGGAATACACCTTGATATTCTCCTCGCCCTGGGTGACCTCCTGCATCCGGCGCCCCATATCATTATAGAGCTTGATTAGTCGTTCCTTTGCCTCTGCAAGCCGGCTTTCATTCTGGCTGGTAGCCAGTACCCGCGAGGACTCCAGCGCCTCTGCATAAAGCTGGTCCATATCGCTGAGCGCTGATTTATCGGCGTCGGTAAGGTAGCCATCCAGATCGGATGCAGTAAGTATAATCTTGTCCATACCGGCAGTATAGCGGATGCCAGTCAGCGCAGACAAGGGTACAGAAAACCGAACCTCCCGGATTGGCGGCAGTTCTGTCGACGCCGTGTGCACAATACAGTATATTGATCAGATCATACCGCGCAAAAGGAGCACACATGAAGAAGCACATGAAAATCATGGCAATCGTACTCGCATTCCTGGGGATATCGACAACCGCCTACAGCTGGGGTGTTGGCGCCTCCTTCGGGATTCAACCACTGGGCGGCAATCCCGGGCAGAATGTCCTGCTGAGCGTAAAACCGGATCAGGTCCCCTTTCTGCTTGGTGCTGGAGTCCGGATTGCTGAGGATGAATTCAGCCTTGGTCTTACCGCCGACTGGTGGGCATTGAACGAACACCTGGTCAGTTTTCTGAACATCTATGTCGGCCCCGGGCTCTACACCGCGATCGGCAATGAATTCGAGCTGGGTGGCCGCGTCCCGGTTGGCCTGAATGCCTTCCCGGTGGATTTCCTCGAGCTGTTTTTCGAGGTCGCACCAACCCTGGCACTGGTATCACCTGGCGGAATTACCTTTCCGGACTTTGGCCTGCAAGGCGCAATCGGATTCCGATTCTGGTTCTGACAACTGTCAGGCTACCCCTTTCGGGATACTTTATGACCGCATAAAGAAAAAGCCGCCGGATTATTCCGGCGGCTTTTTTATGGCTGCATTCAGCCTACAGCTCGAGCTTGTAGCCCACCGAGAACTGGAAGAACCGGTTAGTCATGCTTACGTCGTCAACGTTCGACATGTTTGCGAAGCCATGATTGTAATACGCACCCAGCAGTACATTATTGACCTCTACACCTGCACCAACTGTAGCGCCGAAATCAAGCCGATTCAACTCGCCGGGATCTGAACCCCAGTCGATATCGGCAGAGATTGAGGTACCATCCATCTCGGCTGACACATTGGCTGCCAATCCGAATCCGACATACCCACCGGCAGCGGCAAAGATCTTCGGCCCGCCGACATCGACACCGAGCTTCAGCAGTACCGGCACATCCAGATACCACAGGCTTATGGTTTGAGTAAAATCCCCATCCTTGAATACAGACCCTTTGTTGGAAAGGAACGAACCGACCTCGAGGGCGAGCACATCGGCCAACTCAAGCTCCAACGCAGCACCCACATGTGCACCCAGCTTGAAATCATCACTCTCGGTATCATCATCAACCGTGACGTACATATTTGCCAGATTCAGACCGCCGCGAAGATTAAACGCCTGCGCAAACGCCCCGCTTGCACTGACCACGAACAGGATCAGCATGATCACTGTTACTTTTTTTGAGAATTGCATAAAAATTCTCCTCCTTGTTTGTGATAGCTATCTTATAGCGCACTGCTTCTGAGAAAACAAATTTTATTGCGATTTTTCTGGAGAAACCCGGTTATTGCGAGACCTAAAAAAAGGCCGCCTGCGATTACTCGCGGGCGGCCATGTTGGCATCTCCTAGGGGAGTCGAACCCCTGTTGCCAGGATGAAAACCTGGAGTCCTAACCACTAGACGAAGGAGACGTGTTGATGTGGAAGCTACCATGTAAGGCATGCTGTGTCAACCAGCTTCCACAAAAAACCTGAGCCGAACAGGGTTCGAACCTGTGACCCACGCCTTAAAAGGGCGTTGCTCTACCAGCTGAGCTATCGGCCCAACGAGGGTGGAAAGTACCAGAGTTACCGGGATTTGTCAACAGCGGGTTACAAAAAAATCCGGCGCCCATCACGAGAACTCTGCAGGGCAGCTTCGATTATCCTGATTCCGCACAACGCATCTGACAGATCTACCGGCAGCGGCGCGGTCCCGTCTATGGCTTCTGCAAATGCCCGATAGAATCGGGTATAGTCACCAGGTTGGTTTTCAGTCAGCTCTACC comes from the Spirochaeta africana DSM 8902 genome and includes:
- a CDS encoding adenylate kinase; translated protein: MKLVFLGPPGAGKGTMAGKLALEKDLVHISTGDIFRAAIRNETELGKKVKGILASGDLVPDELTIALVQERLEQKDTANGYILDGFPRTITQADALSEFANLNGVINFAISDTEVVRRLSGRRVAPASGRIYHIEFDPPKTAGKDDETGEELIIRDDDKEDAIKHRLEVYRSQTQPLIDYYRSRDQLHDLNASPAPDAVYTALLQLLDSL
- a CDS encoding tetratricopeptide repeat protein; its protein translation is MVSIFRSRICFLVLLLIAAVGCASRQPELARDYYNLGVGYLDQGNYSQAREYFARALDIDPGMTRASYNLARAQLLLDQPDQAVRTLQDLLQLDPDNTLVRETLAYAHGAAGDWQEAASVMSAIAEDQRVSLSGWLNYSVTLLELGRYQAAYDAAGRARAIDPEHTRAQVMLVIAAAYTPDLLDDHENDVDAVVQRVPESKAITLRLGEALEHAERYDAALLLYEAAARTHTAEGEVSFRHAELLIVAAEDQERAAAALSQAVSQGFADVERLQQLVTRLEVDVPEAIRDLINSGE
- a CDS encoding uracil phosphoribosyltransferase, which encodes MDKIILTASDLDGYLTDADKSALSDMDQLYAEALESSRVLATSQNESRLAEAKERLIKLYNDMGRRMQEVTQGEENIKVYSFQTPRSVHGEASRLIAKLRDVRTQQSEFVYYIQRAYELLFNLAFGDPEGHRKNHLIVKTPVTAPVQNFAVHKIPDVDAQIENSVMCVMLRGALLPSMIMSKEIQEYSSTGYVTPFALFKIRRDDSKKEANMEYILDLQRSYYSLADLDGKDLIFADPMNATGGSLVTIINYIKQQGIKPRSVQFFNVISSLKGTLQVVRAIEGAQVYTLWMDPVLNDMAYILPGLGDAGDRLNGSDQEEYPRNMIQLLADYGAQIANLYRSQLAKIEQTVLRVE
- a CDS encoding porin family protein; amino-acid sequence: MQFSKKVTVIMLILFVVSASGAFAQAFNLRGGLNLANMYVTVDDDTESDDFKLGAHVGAALELELADVLALEVGSFLSNKGSVFKDGDFTQTISLWYLDVPVLLKLGVDVGGPKIFAAAGGYVGFGLAANVSAEMDGTSISADIDWGSDPGELNRLDFGATVGAGVEVNNVLLGAYYNHGFANMSNVDDVSMTNRFFQFSVGYKLEL